From the Lathyrus oleraceus cultivar Zhongwan6 chromosome 4, CAAS_Psat_ZW6_1.0, whole genome shotgun sequence genome, one window contains:
- the LOC127074716 gene encoding uncharacterized protein LOC127074716: MKEDQELDFKKEAAADTLDNYSKFVIARVGSRTRPCDLRLHLMKEISGMPSCLNRETAHAAASPERMGESSSSGTARLDKAESFRAV; the protein is encoded by the exons ATGAAAGAAGATCAAGAG CTAGATTTCAAAAAGGAAGCTGCTGCCGACACTTTGGACAATTATTCAAAATTTGTGATAGCGAGAGTTGGAAGTAGGACTCGACCGTGTGATTTGAGGTTACATTTAATGAAG GAGATATCAGGTATGCCTAGTTGTCTGAATAGGGAAACAGCACATGCGGCAGCATCTCCTGAGAGAATGGGCGAGTCATCCAGCTCGGGAACAGCAAGACTGGATAAAGCAGAGAGTTTTCGGGCTGTGTAG